The following proteins are encoded in a genomic region of Deltaproteobacteria bacterium:
- a CDS encoding ABC transporter ATP-binding protein, with product MKAAVELKDVVKRFGDFTAVDRVSLEVFPGEIFGFLGPNGAGKSTTIRMLCGLLTPTSGEGQVQGKDIIIQSEEIKASIGYMSQRFSLYDDLRVKENLDFFGGIYGLVNRARQERIEEVLNLISLTDRRNSMTWELPVGHKQRLALGCAILHRPGIIFLDEPTSGVDPRTRRNFWDLIYALADEGVTVFVTTHFMEEAEYCDRIALINQGRLIAMDSPERLKQEKLSGRIYDVETSSVLAAVELLSGADRVHEAAIFGRSFHVRLAEGVEAGEYLFSILAPAGQEIKSIKPIDPSLEDVFVALVGQGLEDQA from the coding sequence GTGAAGGCCGCGGTTGAGCTAAAGGACGTTGTCAAGCGTTTCGGCGACTTCACGGCCGTAGATCGTGTTTCCCTGGAAGTCTTTCCCGGAGAGATCTTCGGGTTCCTGGGCCCGAACGGCGCAGGCAAGTCCACCACCATCCGCATGCTGTGCGGCCTTCTCACTCCCACTTCCGGAGAGGGCCAGGTCCAAGGCAAGGATATCATCATCCAGTCCGAAGAAATCAAGGCCAGCATCGGCTACATGTCTCAGCGGTTCTCGCTCTACGACGATCTTCGCGTTAAGGAGAACCTCGACTTCTTCGGAGGCATCTACGGCCTGGTTAACCGGGCGCGGCAAGAGCGGATCGAAGAAGTCCTGAATCTGATCTCCCTGACGGACCGGCGAAACTCCATGACCTGGGAGCTGCCCGTGGGGCACAAACAGCGCCTGGCCCTGGGCTGCGCCATCCTCCACCGGCCCGGAATCATCTTTCTCGACGAGCCGACCTCAGGGGTTGACCCCCGGACGCGGCGCAACTTCTGGGACCTGATTTACGCCCTGGCCGATGAAGGGGTGACGGTCTTTGTTACGACGCATTTCATGGAAGAGGCTGAATACTGCGACCGGATCGCCCTGATCAACCAAGGGCGGCTCATTGCCATGGACTCACCGGAGCGGCTTAAACAGGAAAAGCTTTCCGGCCGCATTTACGATGTGGAAACCTCCAGCGTGCTGGCTGCGGTGGAACTGCTGAGCGGAGCGGACCGGGTTCACGAGGCCGCGATTTTCGGCCGCTCCTTTCACGTGCGCCTGGCCGAGGGTGTTGAGGCCGGGGAGTATCTCTTTTCCATACTGGCTCCGGCCGGACAGGAGATCAAGAGCATCAAGCCCATTGATCCCAGTCTGGAAGACGTCTTCGTGGCTCTGGTGGGCCAGGGGTTGGAGGATCAGGCATGA